Genomic segment of Paenibacillaceae bacterium GAS479:
GCGGGCTGGCTGCCAACGGCCGATACCGTAATCGTAATCCATACCGTCTCACCCGGTTCGCTGACGTAGACATCCGGCGCCGCCGTAACCCGAAACGCCGCGTTAGTTACGACCGTAAGCACGGGAGCAGACTTTACGGTGACGATGACGCCTTCTTGTCCGATGAAACGAACAGCGGCGCTATTCTGAACATCGAGCAGTTGTGAAGGCGGCTGTCCCTGAGTGGGCAAAACCTCGGCCCGAAAGAAGACAGTTGCCGGGGAGTCGCCGGAGATGGAACCAAGTGGTACTCCTTCCGCCAGATTTTGAGAGAGGGAGGGCAGACCGTTAATGAGCAGGCTGTTCGGGATATAACGAAGCCCTGCTGGAAGCGAATCCACTAGGACGGCGTCTTGCGGTGGCCCCGACAGAACGCTTGCGGTAACGACATAGGAGAGAATATCGCCGGGAGACGCTTCCCGGGTGTCAACCGACTTGGTAACGATGGGCGGGTCTGACGTGACTTGCAGCTCCACCGCATTGGAAGATGTTGTTTCTTCTTGCGAGCCGACGAAATAACGGACAAGAGCGATGACAGGCAGCCCCGAAGCGGCTGAGCTGATCACGCGAACCGCGAAAGATACTCCGATTTCGGCTCCAGCTCCCAGCAGTCCCACGGGAATTCCGATTAAGGGATTGGCATCCGGCAAAAAAGAACCATTCACATTAACGCTCCCTGCAATAAACTCCAATCCAGGCGGCAAGATGAAGCTGGCGGTCATGCCGCTCAACGCTGCAGCGCCGTCGTTACTGATTAGAAGCACATATTCGGCGATGTCTCCAGGAGCCGCAACGGACTCGCTGGCTGATAACCGCGCAGAGGCTGAAGCTGTTCGCACCGGGATGCGCAGTGAAGCAGGCTCTGCATCAACGGTTAAGACGCTGCCGCTGGGAGTGCGGAATAAGGCGGAGCCATACGCTTCATTGACTAGCTCACCGCTTGGAACCGAGGCGCCGACCAGGACCTGATAGGAAAAAGAGGCACTCTTCCCCGGCTCAAGTAAGCCGAGGTATATGCCTTGACTCGGGTTGGCGCCGGGCAGCGGCACGCCGCCGATTGTAACGCTGCCGGGCACGAACGCCGAACCCGGCGGGATAC
This window contains:
- a CDS encoding conserved repeat domain-containing protein; translation: MAPPYDNVQNQSVVQYDIGTGSATAASNVVTTFVAGPRIRLALTASMTETTAGSVVVYTVTAFNDGNLAGELTAGSSIPPGSAFVPGSVTIGGVPLPGANPSQGIYLGLLEPGKSASFSYQVLVGASVPSGELVNEAYGSALFRTPSGSVLTVDAEPASLRIPVRTASASARLSASESVAAPGDIAEYVLLISNDGAAALSGMTASFILPPGLEFIAGSVNVNGSFLPDANPLIGIPVGLLGAGAEIGVSFAVRVISSAASGLPVIALVRYFVGSQEETTSSNAVELQVTSDPPIVTKSVDTREASPGDILSYVVTASVLSGPPQDAVLVDSLPAGLRYIPNSLLINGLPSLSQNLAEGVPLGSISGDSPATVFFRAEVLPTQGQPPSQLLDVQNSAAVRFIGQEGVIVTVKSAPVLTVVTNAAFRVTAAPDVYVSEPGETVWITITVSAVGSQPAEGFLSGFVPEGMLLLTDTLTVDGVQVMIQDGLLPLGLLAPGSVVRIRFAGQIAPNYAGNELSGTAALSWRYTLEGRTYRGLSFAARYTIAVEGHVE